One segment of Rosa chinensis cultivar Old Blush chromosome 6, RchiOBHm-V2, whole genome shotgun sequence DNA contains the following:
- the LOC112174621 gene encoding uncharacterized protein LOC112174621 codes for MLLCGGSCAEGEHDCQECGSWQPSCSLIRLPVKVLLMLLFTLQCYYRVRQMLQKRMMVRIKREHKGNSGEIQNTRSLKSVRLIMTPLIGIMLSNCDVSVRMSCLNTWCYLLPRLDTFLNDSSMINRVVDPMFEAAFQLDPNGSDFGKDKSLKFLQLWIYRRLIEQI; via the exons ATGCTGCTATGTGGTGGGAGTTGTGCAGAGGGAGAACATGATTGCCAAGAATGTGGCTCTTGGCAACCGTCCTGCTCATTAATTAG GTTGCCTGTGAAGGTCTTATTAATGCTCTTATTCACCCTCCAATGTTATTACCGTGTGCGACAAATGCTGCAGAAGAGGATGATGGTACGCATAAAAAGGGAACACAAAGGAAATAGTGGTGAAATCCAAAACACTAGATCTTTGAAAAGCGTAAGGCTGATCATGACACCACTGATAGGCATCATGTTGAGTAACTGCGATGTATCTGTCCGCATGTCTTGCTTGAACACATGGTGTTATCTATTACCTAGACTTGATACCTTTCTGAATGATTCTTCAATGATTAACCGGGTAGTAGACCCTATGTTTGAAGCAGCTTTTCAACTTGATCCTAATG gttCTGATTTTGGCAAGGACAAATCATTGAAGTTCCTGCAGCTCTGGATCTATCGAAGGTTGATAGAACAGATCTAA